Proteins encoded by one window of Methanocalculus alkaliphilus:
- the radC gene encoding RadC family protein, which yields MKLRPEVRHIRETPVIDRPRERILSRGACTLSDDELVAAIIGRGIRGHDVTTLSAKISACLREKRDAVTCEDLLKIQGVGEAKACQILAAIELTRRFLDTTFRPKITQPEDALPYAESIRRERQEHVICITLNGAHELIGYRTITKGILNQSQIHPREVYADAITDRAASIILMHNHPSGSLTPSSDDIAVTKKLAEAGEVLGIRLIDHIIVSEKGFCSLHGEGYF from the coding sequence ATGAAGCTCCGGCCGGAAGTACGCCATATCAGGGAGACCCCGGTGATCGATCGCCCCAGAGAGAGGATTCTCTCACGGGGGGCCTGTACCCTCTCGGATGATGAACTGGTGGCGGCGATCATCGGCAGGGGGATCCGGGGACATGACGTCACCACCCTCTCAGCGAAGATAAGTGCCTGTCTCCGGGAGAAACGGGACGCGGTCACATGCGAAGACCTTCTGAAGATTCAGGGCGTCGGGGAAGCGAAGGCCTGCCAGATACTTGCTGCAATCGAGCTGACGCGGCGATTTCTTGATACGACATTCCGACCAAAAATAACACAGCCTGAGGATGCCCTCCCCTATGCCGAGTCGATCAGGCGTGAGCGGCAGGAGCATGTCATCTGTATCACCCTCAATGGAGCCCATGAGCTGATCGGGTACAGGACCATCACAAAGGGGATCCTCAATCAGAGCCAGATCCATCCACGGGAGGTCTATGCGGATGCGATCACTGACCGTGCCGCCTCGATCATCCTGATGCATAACCATCCCTCCGGGAGCCTGACACCAAGCAGTGATGATATTGCGGTCACAAAGAAGCTCGCCGAGGCCGGGGAGGTCCTTGGAATCCGCCTCATCGATCACATCATCGTCTCTGAGAAGGGGTTCTGTTCACTCCATGGAGAGGGCTACTTCTGA